The DNA sequence AGGAAGCCGCCAACGCCCGCCCGGCCGCCGCGCCCAAGCCCGCACCCCGGGCCCCCGCGCCGCTGGCCCCGGCCTTCGCCGCGGAGGGAATTGAAGACGAATACGCAACCGATGGGGCCCCCGCCACGGTCGAGTTTGAGCCCGCGCCGCAGCCCAGCCCCGGCCTCGCCCTGAGCGTGGCCGGCCCGCTGGCTGCCTCGGCCGTGGCGCTGGTCGTAGCTCCGGCCGCCGCTGCTAGTGGCGCGGCAGTACCGTTGGCAGTGAGCGGCCCCTTGTTCACTGTGGAGATGCCGGCGCCCGAGCCCGAAGTGGCGTTTGTGGCACCCGTGGCCACGGTACCCACGCCGCTTTCGCTGGCCGACTTGGCCGACGGGCCCCTGGTAAAACCGGCGGCGGGGCCCCTGGGCGTAGAAAATAAGAAGCTGGAAATCACGGTGCCGAGCCGCGACGACTTGGACCCCAATGCCGGGGCCGCCATCGCGGCGGTGGCCGACGAAAGCGAGGACGAGGACGCCATGCCGGACGTGAACTACGACCCGACGCTGGACCTTTCGCGCTACCAGTACCCCACCCTGGAGCTGCTCAACGACTACGGCCAGCCCAAAGCCCAGGTGACCAAGGAGGAGCTGGAGGCCAACAAGGACCGCATCGTGGAGACGCTCGGGCACTACGGCATCGCCATCGCCAGCATCAAGGCTACGATTGGGCCCACGGTGACCTTGTATGAGATCGTGCCCGAGGCGGGGGTACGCATCAGCAAAATTAAGAGCCTGGAGGACGACATCGCCCTGAGCCTGGCCGCGCTAGGCATCCGCATCATCGCCCCAATTCCGGGCAAGGGCACCATCGGCATCGAGGTACCGAACGCTAAGAAAGAAATGGTGAGCATCCGCTCGGTGCTGGGCTCGGAGAAGTTCGCCCGCACGGAGATGGACCTGCCCATCGCCTTCGGCCGCACCATCACCAACGAGGTATTCGTGGCCGATTTGGCCAAGATGCCGCACTTGCTAATGGCCGGGGCCACGGGCCAGGGCAAGTCGGTGGGCCTGAACGTGATTCTGGCCTCGCTGCTCTACAAGCGCCACCCGGCGCAGCTCAAGTTTGTGCTGGTGGACCCCAAGAAGGTGGAGCTGAGCATCTTCAACAAGATCGAGCGCCACTACCTGGCCAAGCTGCCCGACTCGGAGGAGCCCATCATCACGGATACCAAGAAGGTGGTGCACACGCTCAACTCGCTGTGCATGGAAATGGACCGGCGCTACGACTTACTCAAGGAAGCGGGCTGCCGTAACCTGAAGGAGTACAACGCCAAGTTTGTGCTGCGCAAGCTTAACCCGAAGAAGGGCCACCGCTACCTGCCCTTCATCGTGCTCGTCATCGACGAGTTGGCCGACCTGATGATGACGGCCGGTAAGGAGGTGGAAACGCCCATCGCCCGCCTCGCCCAGCTGGCCCGCGCCATCGGCATCCACCTCATCGTGGCCACCCAGCGCCCCTCGGTGAACGTGATTACGGGCATTATCAAGGCCAACTTCCCCTGCCGGATTTCCTTCAAGGTGACCAGCAAAATCGACTCGCGCACCATCCTCGACACCGGCGGCGCCGACCAGCTCATCGGCCAGGGCGACATGCTGTTTTCGGCCGGCTCAGACATTATTCGGGTGCAGTGCGCCTTCATCGACACGCCGGAGGTGGACCGCGTGTGCGATTTCATCAGCGAGCAGCAGGGCTACTCCGATGCCTACCTGCTGCCCGAAGTGGCCGGCGCCGAGGGCGACGACGGCAGCGGCCAGGACGCCGGCGATCCCACCGAGCGCGACACCATGTTTGAGGAAGCCGCCCGTTGCATCGTGCTGCACCAGCAGGGTTCCACCAGCCTGCTCCAGCGCAAGCTCAAGCTGGGCTACAACCGCGCCGGCCGCCTCATCGACCAGCTCCAGCACGCGGGCATCGTGGGGCCCTTCGAGGGCAGCAAGGCCCGGGATGTGCTCGTGCCCGACGAGTACCAACTGGAGCAACTGCTGAATTCTATGCCTCGGTAGGGCCCCCAGGGCTCTTGCAACGGTCGGTCAGCACAGTTTTTCTCCAGAAAAGCTATTCTGGCCGACCTTTTGATGAGGGGCTGCGTATCAGGTCCTGCGGGGCCCCAACGCCCTCTTTTCTATTTATTTATATGACGACCAAATCGTTTTTGCTGCTGACATTGGCTGCCACGCTGGCCCTGCCCGCTGCGGCTCAACAAGACCCCAAAGCCGGCAAAATCCTCGACGCTATGAGCGCCAAGTACCAGGCCCTGAACGCCTTCGGTGCCAACTTCACCCAGACGCTGGAGAATCCTTCGGCTAAAGTGAAGCAGAACATGAGCGGCGACATCCTGGTGAGCGGCAAGAAGTTTCACCTGAAGATGAACGGCCAGGAAGTCATTAACGACGGCAAAACCACTTGGACCTACCTCAAAAACGAGAACGAGGTAAACATCGCCGACGCCGATGCCGACAGCCAGGATATGTCGCCCTCGCAGATTTATACCATGTATAAGAAGGGTTATAAATACGCCTACGTGCAGCAAGCTCAGGACGGCGGCGAGGCCGTGGACGTGATTGAGTTGACCCCGGAAAATCGCACCAACGAAGTAATCAAAGTACGCCTGAAAGTGCGCAAGAAAGACCAGACCGTGAAAAGCTGGCAGATGTACAAGAAGAACGGTAACCAATACACGTTCAACATTAAGAACTTCAAACCCAACCCACCCATCACGGCTAGCACCTTCGCCTTCGACA is a window from the Hymenobacter nivis genome containing:
- a CDS encoding FtsK/SpoIIIE family DNA translocase, which translates into the protein MADNRYKNPPPDASANRPAEGRPAAAPRANAPRPAAEPAPVPAPRPPRPTATNQPKAAKAATQAQAARAPRGPRGPIPGVVGLKTLLRDRRFHLFIGFGLLLGSLYLTIAFTSFLFTGHADQSVVAAMGTIPTKEAGQESNNWLGLLGAWAAQLFIYKLFGVAAFVLIPIVFFLGYKIVFRTATGSVSYVLALGLFTMAWLSILLGYVVVALGAPAPGADPALAHRLDFLCGGVGFEAASWLSSLIGWGTVLLLAFVLISFVVFFFNITTLPFSFGRSAAQAEADEDAELTAEIEAEEAANARPAAAPKPAPRAPAPLAPAFAAEGIEDEYATDGAPATVEFEPAPQPSPGLALSVAGPLAASAVALVVAPAAAASGAAVPLAVSGPLFTVEMPAPEPEVAFVAPVATVPTPLSLADLADGPLVKPAAGPLGVENKKLEITVPSRDDLDPNAGAAIAAVADESEDEDAMPDVNYDPTLDLSRYQYPTLELLNDYGQPKAQVTKEELEANKDRIVETLGHYGIAIASIKATIGPTVTLYEIVPEAGVRISKIKSLEDDIALSLAALGIRIIAPIPGKGTIGIEVPNAKKEMVSIRSVLGSEKFARTEMDLPIAFGRTITNEVFVADLAKMPHLLMAGATGQGKSVGLNVILASLLYKRHPAQLKFVLVDPKKVELSIFNKIERHYLAKLPDSEEPIITDTKKVVHTLNSLCMEMDRRYDLLKEAGCRNLKEYNAKFVLRKLNPKKGHRYLPFIVLVIDELADLMMTAGKEVETPIARLAQLARAIGIHLIVATQRPSVNVITGIIKANFPCRISFKVTSKIDSRTILDTGGADQLIGQGDMLFSAGSDIIRVQCAFIDTPEVDRVCDFISEQQGYSDAYLLPEVAGAEGDDGSGQDAGDPTERDTMFEEAARCIVLHQQGSTSLLQRKLKLGYNRAGRLIDQLQHAGIVGPFEGSKARDVLVPDEYQLEQLLNSMPR
- a CDS encoding LolA family protein gives rise to the protein MTTKSFLLLTLAATLALPAAAQQDPKAGKILDAMSAKYQALNAFGANFTQTLENPSAKVKQNMSGDILVSGKKFHLKMNGQEVINDGKTTWTYLKNENEVNIADADADSQDMSPSQIYTMYKKGYKYAYVQQAQDGGEAVDVIELTPENRTNEVIKVRLKVRKKDQTVKSWQMYKKNGNQYTFNIKNFKPNPPITASTFAFDKAEHKGVKVVDLR